In Thioalkalivibrio sp. XN279, a single window of DNA contains:
- a CDS encoding peroxiredoxin, producing MANAVIGKKVPTFKLPVTGDKALGLGDFKGRKLVIYFYPKDDTPGCTTEGQGFRDHYKAFQKAGAEIVGVSRDSVASHEKFKAKYEFPFDLISDPDEKLCAMFDVMKEKNMYGRKSMGVERSTFLIDEKGVLRQEWRKVKVPGHVEAVLEAVKAL from the coding sequence ATGGCCAACGCCGTCATCGGCAAGAAGGTACCCACGTTCAAGCTGCCCGTCACGGGCGACAAGGCGCTCGGCCTGGGCGATTTCAAGGGACGCAAGCTCGTCATCTATTTCTATCCCAAGGACGACACCCCCGGTTGCACGACCGAGGGCCAGGGCTTCAGGGACCACTACAAGGCCTTCCAGAAGGCCGGCGCCGAGATCGTCGGCGTGTCCCGCGACAGCGTGGCCTCGCATGAAAAGTTCAAGGCGAAGTACGAGTTCCCCTTCGATCTCATCTCCGATCCGGACGAGAAGCTGTGCGCGATGTTCGACGTGATGAAAGAGAAAAACATGTACGGCCGCAAGTCCATGGGCGTCGAGCGCAGCACTTTCCTCATCGATGAGAAAGGCGTGCTGCGCCAGGAGTGGCGCAAGGTCAAGGTGCCGGGCCACGTCGAGGCGGTCCTGGAGGCCGTGAAAGCCCTTTGA